DNA from Musa acuminata AAA Group cultivar baxijiao chromosome BXJ1-5, Cavendish_Baxijiao_AAA, whole genome shotgun sequence:
ATAGTTAAGAGTTTGAATACCTGTAGAAACACTAAATTACATTTTGATGTTTGTCCATTTACACTTGACAATTTCCTCACATTGACATGGGATTAGGAGACTGCTCTAAAACTAAAAATGTGTGTGTGTGGGACCTTTTTTTTGTGATTGCAAGTGTAAATTAATTAGTTAGGCTAAACTCTTATGATTCTTATTTCCTACTTTCCTTTCAAGCTGGTTCTTGTTCCTATTTAAGTCTCATCTCATCTTCTgatccttttcttttcattcagATAGTTTGATCAACTTCCCGAAGAGGACTGCTTCTTCTTCAGTGCTCCATTCTCAACAAGTCCAACAACCTGATGTTCAGCAAACAATTCCCCAATATACAAGCCAATGTGATCAGACATCTGCTTATGCAACTCGTGTGCAGCTTTTATCAGCTAGTGGTAGTCTAACGAGTGTTGCTAATACCCTTAACAATTTACCTTCCACCTGTACCACAACTACCACCGCTGGACTCCGTCAGAACTCTTTGAACTCAAGGCAGGACAACCGGAGTAGCAATGTAAATGGTCCACATACTGGGAACACTGTTCCGATACCACCAGCTAGCTCCATTTCATTGCGTCAGTCGCAGCCTAATGTTTTTCCTCGCACTCCATCTTCCATACCCTCCACGTCGAACAATATCCTCGCTTCCTCTGATAACATTGGTCACCTAAACTCTGTTAATTCACCTGTGAAAGCGTCTACCATGAAACAACCATTAACAGAGTCTCAAGAAGATGATCAAACTGAAAGCCCTAGTGTTGATCGGACATTACAAGAGATGATGACCTCTCAGCGCACTGGTGTTAGCTCCCTTGGCCATGAGGGCATCAGTGGAACAGGATCAGGAATCACTGGTGAAATTAGACCATTGAAAACTGCTGGAACATCTAGAGGAGAAATGGCAAAAAACACTGTGGCTATGAATGAACAGGCTGGGATAAACTACAGGTCAAATGATCCATCCGATGTGATCCATCAGCAGCAGGAGGATATGAACAGGCTTTTTGATGGCCTCGAACCACTCGACAACTTCGACATTCTTCAATTAATTCAGGAACTCTCCCAATGATATGGTAACAGTTTAAGGAGTTGCTTGAAAACATCAGATTTTTCCAGAGGAGCTCTTTGTAAGTCCTATACCCAACATTCTTttgttttatataaaaatttttgACGCACTGAAAGAGCTTATGATTGCGAAGGGCAGAGATATGTGAATGAGAATTGCAGTGATTTTGTTTCCTTTATCTTACTCCGGTGCTGTGTGCTTGCAACCATGCAAGTTTGTTAGTGGTAAACTTAATACAGATAGAATCCAATCCATGCTACATGCTGACTTGCTCTCTAAAGCTACATGAACAATTGTTGAACTTGTTATTGTAGTTTATTTATCCATTAAAACTGAATGAATTAATGTaccttgttcttgctgtgattgtgTTAAAGTCCAAGCATGAACTAATTGAATTGACATATCCTTGTTTTTCTTCCTAAAATCTCTGTCGCACTTGGGTAATGAAGATTATGCTCTCTCTGTCTTTGAACCTACCTGAACAATAGTTATTTGTGTTATCATGTATCATTTGAACTAGGAGACTACATAACATGCAGTCTCATTCATCTTGGTTTATGTTATCTTGTACGGATTACCTGACTTGGGAAGAGGTTTGAGCTGTCTCAAGTGGATAGAAAGACATGGTTACTGTGACTATGACTTTAACCATATATCTCACATAGCCTCTGAAGGCATTCCATCGGGCACCTTACAAGTGAAGCTATGTCAGAGTTCCTCAGACTGCAGTTGATAGTGAACCAACGCAGAGAGATTATGACCAAAGTAGACTCAGAGTTGGGTAGTGGGGGCACAGTTAAAAGCAAATTTCCAAGAAACAGGAAATCTAAGACACTCGCTGTTTTCAGCTGAAGTGATGAGTGAAGGAGCTGAGTGACATGATGACACCCAGGAAGCTGAGACATGAAGGAATCTAATAAAGATGTTGATGTACTGGATCTTGGATTCTGGGCAACAATCCGACAGCTTTCAGCTGTCAATTTGGGTTGCTGGGTCGGTGTCTGAGGTATGCCGAGGAACAGCCAACCATGAAGACCGAAGGGACACAGCCTGTTTGGTCCAAGATTTGATGCCGTATACACATTTGGTAGAGCTTCACCGTGGACACAGTAGCTGTCAAGCTACACTGGTTCACGCATCGAAGCAGTAAGCAATGAGAGAGAAGATGATTGATGTTGGCTGTGTTCCATCCGGAAATCCTGGCATAAAGCAAATGAAGCCTCGTTGGAAGGGAGCATAAAGAAACAAGTTCAGACCTTTGTGTCGACGGCCTTCTGGTCTGTTGAAGATGATAAAGCCACTCTCTCTCACCGCTCCTTTTAATCGCTACCCTGTCGAAGCTCACGCATCCTGTCCTCTTGTTTCTCCACCATGCTTTCTTTGCAGCAAGACTTGCCTGAGTTCAGAAAATGGAATGAAGAAATCAATGGTGGCCATGGCCGTTTCTGCGACTCCGATGGTCATGGAGTAGACCAATGGATGGTGAGTTCAGAGTGGAAGAAGAAAGCAACCTTCCCAACAGATCCAGCCGATCATTGCCatggtaatgatgatgatgacaagaaCGCTTCTTTGGGCTCGGAAGAGCATGTGCACGATGTCGAGTACGCGCCGGTGGCAGCTTATGAGCTCTCGCTCAGGGATCTGGTGAAGCTACCTGGAATCGTGACCGCCATGCAGGAGAACCAAACCGATGGCGTAGAATTCTCGCAGCAGGAATCAAGAGCTTGGGAGGAGAGAAGGAAGACGGACCAAGCGACGAAAGGAGCTTGGAGGAAGAGCCACAGCGTCGACAATGGAGCAGTCCTTCTAAAGATGTTCTTCCCAGTATCCCTGGGCGGAAGGAGGAGGTCTGGAATCACCGGATCTGCTTCCAGGACAATGCCAAAGCCTTCATCAACAAAGGGAGACGATGGCGAACACTGTAAGAACAGTAGTTCGGGCAACACAAGCAGGTAAACCTGAAGAATCTTTTCTCTCATAGATCATGTGTGATGATCTTGAGCCGTTGTTGTTGCAGGAGAAAGGGAGGCTGTTCCTTCTTCTTTCAGTCGAGCAGAAGTAAATCCAGGAAGAATGGAGGATGCAACTGTTGAAGGAATGCTAAATACTTTTGTGTCCCTTGCTTTGAAGTCCCCCTTTTATTAGCTTTCCACCCTTTATGTGGTAAAATTCTTTGCTCGTTGACTCTCAAAGTCAATCATGAGCTTGAGTCCACTCTTATTTTGACCATCCACATGAAGAGTGGCGGGGAGTCCAATCATCAAGATGCGTGCTTTTGATCCGATTCATGTAATTGCTCATATTTTTAAGGGAACCCGAGCGACACGTACCCTTTTCGTACCCGTTCTGTGTTTCGTCGAGACAATCACTCGTAACTGCGCTCGCGTGCGATTACTCAAAACTTACACGCTTCCGGTGATACTTCGAGTCTCATTTATTGGTATTTTATTACGATTCCTTCCCTGGACGCGACGACTCTCTTCGTTCTTTCACGGTCTCCGTTCCAATCCTCTTcaattaatctctctctctctctctgcgggtAGTTTGTCCACGCGACTCCGTCCAGTGCCGCCAGATCTGAGGGTAGGGGGAAGACATCGATCCGCCGCATGCATTACCGGCCACGCGACCGGATCTAGTGGCGGGGGATCCCCGCCCGCCGATCGCTGCCATGGGCGATTTCGAAGAGCCGACGGGCGGGGAACTGGAGGTAGTGGTGGTCTAGCTAGGGTTCTTGATTTGGCTCGGGATGGCGCCCGCCACCGCGGCGTCCGGAGGGAGCTGGGTTGAGTCGGATAGCGGCATGTCCTCCGATAACATCAAGGGTTTGGTCCTCGCGTTGTCCTCGAGCTTCTTCATCGGTGCCAGTTTTATCGTCAAGAAGAAGGGGTTGAAGAAGGCTGCCGCTTCCGGTGTCAGAGCAGGTCAGAAAAGTATCGATTTTTTGTGCTCTGCAATCAAAGCATGTTTAACAAAGAAATCGGTGTTACAATCAACAGATCAACAAGCCGAGTACTCAAAACAGAAAATATTGTAAGGACTGTGCAGTTTTGAGTACTCAACATcgaattctttgttaaacatgctTTGTTTCTTCCCTCTTCTCTGTTTTCAGGTGCCTTTCATTCCTTTTCCCTACGCTATTCGGCAATCTATACTGTGTAATGTCGGTGATATGTTGTTTCTGGAGAAACGCAAATCGgtgctttattttattttaatagattTAACGACGCCACTTGTCAATTATGAAGCTAAATCTGGGAAAATAGATCTGCTTGAGGACTAAAAAGGATGTAGGAAGCCTGTTTCATAGAGATCATGTTGGACAATGCTTCTGGTAGTAGATATCAgcaatttaattgtgtttctgaAATTCCATTCTACATCACAAACTGAAATGGGTTGTATTTTCAAAAGGAAAAAAACCATAGAAtgtgaaaaaatatataaataaatagataaggCAATGTTatattcaaaaaattaaaaagataggCCCGAGGAGTGTTAAAAAAACCATAGAATATGATGACACCGATGCAGGGTCTGAGGAGTGTTAAAAATATGCAATCTTACCATTCTTAGCAAAGTTGTGATATCTATGACACAAAGCCTGGTCATCCAAGTTGTAAGAGAGCAATCTTAGCAGTTGTCATAACACCAAGACTTGAATCtacaaattacatatatgataatttAGTGCAAATATGCATCAGCGATTATGCCCATGAAGTGAAATTAATCCTTTAATGATTGGTTATGGCGTTATGCTCGAGAAACAGTTAAAAAATTTGTGAATTTAACTCTCCATGTGTGAAGCACATTTGAAATAGGATTATGGATATGATGTTGATGTCGTTCTGTTGAATGCAGTCTTTCTTAATCTGACTATTCAAATCAAGGAACTAAAAATACACGTCTATTTGAAGATTATAGGTTTCATTGACATTCTAATACCTACTCTTGCTTCTAATTTCAGAATTCTGCAAGACCATCTAAAGTCAGTTCTATAAAAACATCATATGCATATAGTCTGGAATGAAGATAACTCTTCTGACCACTGAGGCACTGACAACAATATCCCACCTTAACTGTGAATCACAGTGCTGTTTGCATTTTCAGTAACTAGCAATTTTGTTTTAATAATTGGACGCTTCTAATCAACCAACTTCCACTTGCTTGATTTCTAATTTGAGTTCCCTCCCTTTTTTTATTAGAGCTACATTTGCACAAGTTCTTCCCCAAGACAAAAAAGCATATAAGTGGTGTACTTTTACTTCACACGCGATTGTACATGATTGTTTAGTAATGTTTGACTTAGAAGAGGAAATTAAACACATCTTGGGACAAAAAGAATGGTTTCAATTTCTTAGAGAGGGGACAGTTCTTCTATAGCTCTAAGACAGAATCATGGATCTGGAAGAGTCACAAGTGGTAGATAGTGCGACTTGTCAACCTGGGGAACTTGTTGCAAGAAGTACATAGTGGGATTTATAGGTATATTTGTCCAGAATAAGAAAACCTTCTTTCTTGTTATTCCTACATGGATTATTTAGAATAGAATCAAGCAAATTGGAGAATAAATTATGTCCTTCACATTTCTTAGCCAGACAGGGGACATTTCTTGCCACATAAGGCTATAGGACTGTTGTAACTTTGTGTCTCTTTGTCTCGATCAAAATATTACAGATACAAATATTGGAGTATGATTGTCATGTTGGTGATGATGGTACTAGGACTCACATTTTTGCTGCATGTTACCTGTATCTAGTTTTACTCGGCATAATTAAATTGCAATAGTTGCTTTCGTCATTTGTCTTATGCAATTATATGATTGCTTTCTTATTCTTTAGTTGCATAATATTATCAAAAACTTCTAAATGTTGTTGTTTTTTTACTTCACAACAGGAGCAGGTGGTTATTCATACTTGTATGAACCACTGTGGTGGGCAGGCATGATAGCAAGTGAGTACTTACCGATTGCATTTAGAAAGTTTTCATTTTAATTTGTTGGTGACGGTCATTGGTTTCTGTTTTCTTAATTGGTTTTGGGACATTTAGGTGCATAGGGAGTacctttgatgctaaaaattggGTTCCTATGTCTTATCTCAAACATATTGAGCCCTCTAGATGATATTGCATAAGTTTCAAGTGTATGACTATTAGTTAGCTGTATCATTCTAGAAGCTACCTTTTCCTATTCTGAACTCTGTCCATATTTTATTAACAGATCCAAAAGGTGCATTGCCTAATAATTTTTTCTGTATTACAGTGCTTGATGTAAATTATGTTAAATTTTATGATGTTAGAATTAAATTTCTCGGAGGCTTGAATCATTATTCTATTCTGAGAGGAGCTTTGTCACCAATTTTTATTGAGCTCTATTTATGTATAAGTCTATGGGATTGAGAAGGTTGCATCTGGCA
Protein-coding regions in this window:
- the LOC135674612 gene encoding uncharacterized protein LOC135674612, yielding MLSLQQDLPEFRKWNEEINGGHGRFCDSDGHGVDQWMVSSEWKKKATFPTDPADHCHGNDDDDKNASLGSEEHVHDVEYAPVAAYELSLRDLVKLPGIVTAMQENQTDGVEFSQQESRAWEERRKTDQATKGAWRKSHSVDNGAVLLKMFFPVSLGGRRRSGITGSASRTMPKPSSTKGDDGEHCKNSSSGNTSRRKGGCSFFFQSSRSKSRKNGGCNC